Proteins encoded in a region of the Octopus sinensis linkage group LG8, ASM634580v1, whole genome shotgun sequence genome:
- the LOC115215054 gene encoding 28S ribosomal protein S9, mitochondrial-like, protein MKEEIAQYEIGKRHLANIMGKNAETFTQEDIDKAIEYLLPSGLYAKKARPLMKHPYEIFPPQKSAQFGMDGRPFHWLFYTAKPNYYNLMYDIVWKIEALKKKEDESYAQTTLFTKPKEINLRSSEWIDLDRLKQIVLEKITEEDHNNFINLMERLVSQQFSATEEEFTLKYRKKYENQLSQIQIETPLIDEDGRQYVKTVGKRKSCLTSLTLWIQGSGKFTINGQDLLYFRSKSSRAQLLYPLQFVKKIGEVDVEATVEGGGHTSQAGSIRFALSKALASFMDSATVEKMRLAGLLMRDLRRKERKKPGQPKARKKSTWKKR, encoded by the exons AAAGCTATTGAATATCTGCTGCCATCAGGTTTATACGCCAAAAAAGCCAGGCCATTGATGAAG CATCCTTATGAAATTTTCCCACCACAGAAAA GTGCTCAGTTTGGAATGGATGGACGCCCTTTTCACTGGTTATTTTATACGGCAAAGCCCAACTATTACAACTTAATGTAT GACATTGTGTGGAAAATCgaggctttgaagaaaaaagaagatgaaTCGTACGCACAGACAACATTATTTACGAAACCAAAAGAAAT AAATTTAAGAAGTAGCGAATGGATCGACTTGGATCGTTTGAAGCAAATAGTTTTAGAAAAAATCACGGAAGAAGAT CATAACAACTTCATTAATCTAATGGAACGTCTGGTGTCTCAGCAATTTAGCGCCACAGAAGAGGAATTCACtttaaaatacagaaagaaatatgaaaaccaGCTTTCACAAATTCAAATTGAAACC CCTCTTATTGATGAAGATGGTCGCCAGTATGTAAAAACCGTAG gaaaaagaaaatcatgtcTGACTTCTCTTACGCTGTGGATTCAAGGCAGTGGGAAGTTTACAATCAATGGTCAAGACTTACTTTACTTTAGATCGAAATCATCAAG agcCCAATTGCTGTATCCACTTCAGTTTGTGAAGAAAATTGGAGAAGTTGATGTGGAAGCTACTGTCGAAGGTGGTGGCCACACCAGTCAGGCTGGGTCCATTCGATTTGCGTTGTCAAAGGCCTTGGCTTCTTTTATGGACAGTGCAACAGTTGAGAAGATGCGGTTAG CTGGACTTTTGATGAGAGATTTGCGCCGCAAAGAACGTAAAAAGCCTGGTCAACCAAAAGCTAGGAAGAAGAGTACTTG gaAAAAGCGTTGA